Proteins found in one Zea mays cultivar B73 chromosome 1, Zm-B73-REFERENCE-NAM-5.0, whole genome shotgun sequence genomic segment:
- the LOC100282550 gene encoding potassium transporter 17 translates to MEHRAAAPDVIVQVNSAAVAAVDERISTCQITEEEGGIVGHEQVPVGCLARRTFSQSYRTRPRNPLEFTGWQLALLAYQSLGVVYGDIGTSPLYTFSSFALPDPGTADILGILSLILWTLTLVSLVKYVFIVLHADDHGEGGTFALYSLLRQHVNFSGKSVPVPVTRLASDANLRFHSRKSSQQPRMLEFLEGSAMAQAVITYLVLVGTCMVMGDGALTPSISVLSAVQGIQSRSSSIKQGHVVLLCVVILVILFLFQQYGTSKVGFTFSPIMLVWFALIASTGLYNIIKHYPPVLKAISPHYIYLFFARNKRAGWEQFGTVVLCITGAEAMFADLGHFNKKSIQMAYSCLVYPSLILAYAGQAAFLIKNPSKLSTTFYSSVPEPLFWPVFVVATLAAIVASQALISASFSIVRQSVALGCFPRVTMKHTSKKYEGRVYSPEINYFLMVACILITVGFKGGPEIGQAYGVAVIWVMLITTHLITVVMVIIWQLHSAIAWSFYVIFAAIEGLMTISLLYKIAQGGWVPFAITAFFLIITLSWTYGRSKKQEYEVSNLMDRQEFIKTVNTSNRVPGICIFCTDLMNGIPPIVRHYVEHMGCLRELMVFVTVRHLPVTSVLPEERFLFDRLEPFGVYRCIVQYGYMDTQNMEDDEYVVSIVASLKEIAQSGAEILMMDSALANGTTFVLGRVILNMSPQRNNCFKRFVINNLYRFLQKNFRSNISSLKIAPSKTLQVGMQYEI, encoded by the exons ATGGAGCACCGCGCGGCGGCGCCAGATGTGATCGTCCAGGTGAACTCCGCAGCCGTGGCGGCCGTGGACGAGAGAATCTCGACGTGTCAGATCACCGAGGAGGAAGGCGGCATCGTCGGCCACGAGCAGGTCCCCGTCGGCTGCCTCGCCCGCCGGACCTTCAGCCAGTCGTACAGAACGAGGCCCCGCAACCCTCTG GAGTTCACCGGGTGGCAGCTGGCGCTGCTGGCGTACCAGTCGCTGGGCGTGGTGTACGGCGACATCGGGACGTCGCCGCTCTATACCTTCTCGTCCTTCGCGCTTCCGGACCCCGGCACCGCCGACATCCTCGGCATCCTCAGCCTCATCCTCTGGACACTCACGCTCGTCAGCCTCGTCAAGTACGTCTTCATCGTGCTCCACGCAGATGACCATGGAGAAG GTGGCACCTTTGCCCTGTACTCGCTCCTGCGGCAGCACGTCAACTTCAGCGGCAAGTCGGTGCCGGTGCCGGTCACCCGGCTGGCGTCGGATGCCAACCTCAGGTTCCACAGCAGGAAGAGCAGCCAGCAACCGAGGATGCTCGAGTTCCTGGAAGGCAGCGCCATGGCGCAGGCGGTCATCACCTACCTTGTGCTGGTTGGAACATGCATGGTGATGGGTGACGGTGCCCTCACTCCATCCATCTCAG TCCTGTCAGCAGTTCAAGGGATCCAGTCAAGATCTTCTAGCATCAAACAAG GCCACGTTGTCCTTCTGTGCGTGGTTATCTTGGTCATCCTTTTCCTGTTTCAACAGTACGGCACGAGCAAAGTTGGCTTCACCTTTTCTCCCATCATGCTCGTCTGGTTTGCGTTGATCGCGTCCACTGGACTGTACAACATCATCAAGCATTATCCCCCGGTTCTGAAAGCCATATCGCCGCATTACATATACCTTTTCTTCGCTAGGAACAAAAGGGCAGGATGGGAGCAGTTTGGAACAGTTGTTTTGTGCATAACAGGTGCCGAAGCTATGTTTGCTGACTTAGGTCATTTCAACAAGAAATCAATCCAG ATGGCATACTCGTGCCTGGTCTACCCATCACTGATACTCGCATACGCTGGCCAGGCAGCATTTCTGATCAAGAACCCATCTAAGCTCAGCACAACGTTCTACAGCAGCGTCCCAGAGCCACTGTTTTGGCCGGTGTTCGTCGTAGCCACTTTGGCTGCCATCGTTGCGAGCCAGGCACTGATATCTGCCAGCTTCTCCATCGTCAGGCAGTCGGTTGCTCTAGGTTGTTTTCCTAGAGTTACCATGAAGCATACCTCAAAGAAGTACGAGGGTCGAGTGTACTCTCCAGAGATCAACTACTTCTTGATGGTTGCCTGCATATTGATCACTGTTGGCTTCAAGGGTGGACCAGAGATTGGGCAAGCCTATG GTGTTGCAGTGATATGGGTTATGCTTATCACAACACACCTGATCACAGTGGTCATGGTGATAATATGGCAGCTCCATTCTGCgatagcttggtcattttatgtcATCTTCGCTGCCATCGAAGGTCTTATGACGATCTCACTGCTGTATAAGATTGCACAGGGTGGCTGGGTTCCATTTGCAATAACTGCATTCTTCCTTATAATCACACTCTCTTGGACCTACGGGCGAAGCAAGAAGCAGGAATACGAGGTGAGCAACCTGATGGATAGGCAGGAGTTCATCAAGACAGTGAACACGAGCAACAGAGTACCTGGAATATGCATCTTCTGCACGGACTTGATGAACGGCATCCCGCCGATTGTGCGCCACTACGTCGAGCACATGGGCTGCCTCCGCGAGCTGATGGTGTTCGTCACTGTGAGGCATCTGCCTGTGACGTCTGTGCTGCCTGAGGAGCGCTTCCTCTTCGACAGGCTGGAGCCTTTTGGTGTCTACAGGTGCATAGTCCAGTATGGTTACATGGACACCCAGAACATGGAGGACGATGAGTACGTCGTGTCGATCGTTGCGTCCCTCAAGGAAATAGCTCAAAGCGGTGCTGAGATCCTGATGATGGATTCCGCTCTAGCGAACGGGACGACCTTTGTGCTTGGAAGGGTCATCCTAAACATGAGTCCCCAGCGGAACAACTGCTTCAAGCGCTTTGTTATCAACAACCTGTACAGGTTCCTGCAGAAGAACTTCAGGTCCAACATTTCCAGTCTGAAGATAGCTCCTAGCAAAACCTTGCAGGTTGGAATGCAATATGAGATTTGA